In one Streptomyces venezuelae genomic region, the following are encoded:
- the pyrE gene encoding orotate phosphoribosyltransferase, with the protein MTDVRGELLQQIKDKAVVHGKVTLSSGLEADYYIDLRRITLDGEAAPLVGQVLLDLTADLDFDAVGGLTMGADPVAGAMLHASAARGKRLDAFVVRKAAKAHGMQRRVEGPDIKGRRVLVVEDTSTTGGSPLTAVEAVREAGAEVVGVATIVDRATGAGEKITEGAGVPYLFAYSKDDLGLTD; encoded by the coding sequence ATGACTGACGTACGCGGCGAGCTGCTGCAGCAGATCAAGGACAAGGCCGTCGTGCACGGCAAGGTGACGCTCTCCTCCGGCCTGGAGGCCGACTACTACATCGACCTCCGCCGGATCACCCTCGACGGCGAGGCCGCGCCGCTGGTCGGCCAGGTCCTGCTGGACCTCACCGCCGACCTGGACTTCGACGCCGTGGGCGGTCTGACCATGGGCGCCGACCCGGTGGCCGGCGCGATGCTGCACGCGTCCGCCGCGCGCGGCAAGCGCCTGGACGCCTTCGTCGTCCGCAAGGCCGCCAAGGCCCACGGCATGCAGCGCCGCGTCGAGGGCCCCGACATCAAGGGCCGCCGCGTCCTGGTCGTCGAGGACACCTCCACCACCGGCGGCTCGCCGCTGACGGCCGTCGAGGCCGTCCGCGAGGCGGGCGCCGAGGTCGTCGGCGTCGCCACGATCGTGGACCGCGCCACCGGCGCCGGCGAGAAGATCACCGAGGGCGCGGGCGTGCCCTACCTCTTCGCGTACTCGAAGGACGACCTCGGCCTCACCGACTGA
- the fbaA gene encoding class II fructose-bisphosphate aldolase, with protein sequence MPIATPEVYAEMLDRAKAGKFAYPAINVTSSQTLHAALRGFAEAESDGIIQISTGGAEFLGGQHNKDMVTGAVALAEFAHIVAAKYDITVALHTDHCPKDKLDTYVRPLIDVSAERVKAGRNPLFQSHMWDGSAETLADNLAIGQELLAKAAAAKIILEVEITPTGGEEDGVTHEINDELYTTVDDALRTAEALGLGEKGRYLLAASFGNVHGVYKPGNVVLRPELLKDLQEGVAAKHGKAAGSQPFDFVFHGGSGSTAEEIATALENGVVKMNLDTDTQYAFTRPVADHMFKNYDGVLKVDGEVGSKKTYDPRTWGKAAEAGMAKRVAQACENLRSTGTKLK encoded by the coding sequence ATGCCCATCGCAACTCCCGAGGTCTACGCCGAGATGCTCGACCGGGCGAAGGCAGGCAAGTTCGCCTACCCGGCGATCAACGTGACGTCCTCGCAGACCCTGCACGCTGCCCTGCGCGGCTTCGCCGAGGCCGAGAGCGACGGCATCATCCAGATCTCCACCGGTGGTGCGGAGTTCCTGGGCGGCCAGCACAACAAGGACATGGTGACCGGCGCCGTCGCGCTCGCCGAGTTCGCGCACATCGTCGCCGCGAAGTACGACATCACGGTCGCGCTGCACACCGACCACTGCCCCAAGGACAAGCTGGACACGTACGTCCGTCCGCTGATCGACGTCTCCGCCGAGCGCGTCAAGGCCGGCCGGAACCCGCTGTTCCAGTCGCACATGTGGGACGGCTCCGCCGAGACCCTCGCCGACAACCTGGCCATCGGCCAGGAGCTGCTCGCGAAGGCCGCCGCCGCGAAGATCATCCTTGAGGTCGAGATCACCCCGACCGGTGGCGAGGAGGACGGCGTCACGCACGAGATCAACGACGAGCTGTACACGACGGTCGACGACGCGCTGCGCACGGCGGAGGCCCTCGGCCTCGGCGAGAAGGGGCGCTACCTGCTCGCCGCGTCCTTCGGCAACGTCCACGGCGTCTACAAGCCGGGCAACGTCGTCCTGCGCCCCGAGCTCCTCAAGGACCTCCAGGAGGGCGTGGCCGCCAAGCACGGCAAGGCCGCGGGCTCGCAGCCGTTCGACTTCGTCTTCCACGGCGGCTCCGGCTCGACCGCCGAGGAGATCGCCACCGCGCTGGAGAACGGCGTCGTGAAGATGAACCTCGACACCGACACGCAGTACGCGTTCACGCGTCCGGTGGCGGACCACATGTTCAAGAACTACGACGGCGTCCTGAAGGTCGACGGCGAGGTCGGCTCGAAGAAGACGTACGACCCGCGCACCTGGGGCAAGGCCGCCGAGGCGGGCATGGCCAAGCGCGTCGCCCAGGCGTGCGAGAACCTGCGCTCCACGGGCACGAAGCTGAAGTGA
- a CDS encoding NADH:flavin oxidoreductase: MDATETTTSRAARLLGRPFDINGLSLRNRIAMAPMTREFSPDGVPGADVAEYYARRAAGGVGLIVTEGTYVGHDSAGSSHRVPRFHGEAALAGWRRVAEAVHAAGGKIVPQLWHVGAVRNEGDGPFPDAPPAGPSGLNLNGEPKGHALTSADIDEVVAAFARAAADAERNGLDGVELHGAHGYLIDQFLWNRTNRRTDGYGGDIASRTRFAAEIVEAVRAAVSPSFPVILRLSQWKANAYDEKLAADPAELDSLVAPLAAAGVDAFHASTRRYWLPEFAGDDLNLAGWIKKLTGKATLSVGSVGLDKQFTTAETFSTETTSSVGIDLLLDRMERDEFDVVAVGRALIADPEWANKALTDRLGEATPYDAKMLRRLV, encoded by the coding sequence ATGGATGCCACGGAAACCACCACCTCGCGTGCCGCCCGACTCCTCGGCCGCCCCTTCGACATCAACGGCCTCAGCCTGCGCAACCGCATCGCCATGGCCCCCATGACCCGCGAGTTCTCCCCGGACGGCGTGCCCGGCGCCGACGTGGCCGAGTACTACGCGCGCCGTGCCGCGGGCGGCGTCGGCCTGATCGTCACCGAGGGCACGTACGTCGGCCACGACTCGGCGGGCAGCAGCCACCGCGTCCCGCGCTTCCACGGGGAGGCCGCGCTCGCGGGCTGGCGGCGCGTCGCGGAGGCCGTGCACGCGGCGGGCGGCAAGATCGTGCCGCAGCTGTGGCACGTCGGCGCGGTCCGCAACGAGGGCGACGGGCCCTTCCCTGACGCGCCCCCGGCCGGCCCCTCGGGCCTGAACCTGAACGGCGAACCGAAGGGCCACGCGCTGACGTCCGCCGACATCGACGAGGTCGTCGCCGCCTTCGCGCGCGCGGCGGCCGACGCCGAACGGAACGGCCTCGACGGCGTCGAACTGCACGGCGCGCACGGCTACCTGATCGACCAGTTCCTCTGGAACCGCACCAACCGCCGCACCGACGGCTACGGCGGCGACATCGCCTCCCGCACCCGTTTCGCGGCCGAGATCGTCGAGGCGGTGCGCGCGGCGGTCTCGCCCTCGTTCCCGGTGATCCTCCGGCTCTCCCAGTGGAAGGCGAACGCCTACGACGAGAAGCTGGCCGCGGACCCGGCCGAACTGGACTCCCTGGTCGCCCCGTTGGCGGCCGCGGGCGTCGACGCCTTCCACGCCTCCACGCGCCGCTACTGGCTCCCCGAGTTCGCGGGCGACGACCTGAACCTCGCGGGCTGGATCAAGAAGCTCACCGGCAAGGCCACGCTGTCCGTCGGCTCGGTCGGCCTCGACAAGCAGTTCACGACCGCGGAGACGTTCTCCACGGAGACCACGTCGTCCGTCGGCATCGACCTGCTCCTCGACCGCATGGAGCGGGACGAGTTCGACGTCGTCGCGGTGGGCCGCGCGCTGATCGCGGACCCGGAGTGGGCGAACAAGGCCCTCACGGACCGCCTCGGGGAGGCGACCCCGTACGACGCGAAGATGCTGCGCAGGCTGGTCTGA
- a CDS encoding tryptophan 2,3-dioxygenase family protein: protein MSPKTHEASPEESAASTEAGEAESPNLDFAGTTPYEDYVQADVLTHLQHLRSDDPGEMVFLVTTQVMELWFTVIVHEWETAAHALRRDDIPTAVAALKRSLRELEALNASWRPLAQLTPAQFNSYRGALGEGSGFQSAMYRRMEFLLGDKSASMLVPHRGAPRVHAELEKALQEPSLYDEVLGLLARRGYAIPASVLERDLSKRYEPSPEVEAVWTELYSGDESADLARLGETLTDVGELVWRWRNDHLVATRRAMGSKTGTGGSAGVAWLEKRATKNVFPELWTARSHV, encoded by the coding sequence ATGTCCCCCAAGACGCATGAGGCATCCCCCGAGGAGAGCGCGGCGTCCACCGAGGCAGGCGAGGCGGAGAGCCCGAACCTCGACTTCGCAGGCACCACCCCCTACGAGGACTACGTGCAGGCGGACGTCCTCACCCACCTCCAGCACCTGCGCTCGGACGATCCCGGCGAGATGGTCTTCCTGGTCACCACCCAGGTCATGGAGCTGTGGTTCACGGTGATCGTCCACGAGTGGGAGACCGCGGCGCACGCCCTGCGCCGCGACGACATCCCCACGGCGGTGGCCGCGCTCAAGCGCAGCCTGCGCGAGCTGGAGGCCCTCAACGCCTCCTGGCGCCCGCTCGCCCAGCTCACCCCCGCCCAGTTCAACTCGTACCGCGGCGCGCTCGGCGAGGGATCCGGCTTCCAGTCCGCGATGTACCGCCGCATGGAGTTCCTGCTCGGCGACAAGTCCGCGTCCATGCTCGTCCCGCACCGCGGCGCCCCCCGCGTCCACGCGGAGCTGGAGAAGGCCCTGCAGGAGCCGAGCCTCTACGACGAGGTGCTCGGTCTCCTCGCCCGGCGCGGGTACGCGATTCCGGCGTCCGTCCTGGAGCGCGACCTCTCCAAGCGGTACGAGCCGTCGCCGGAGGTCGAGGCCGTCTGGACCGAGCTCTACTCCGGTGACGAGAGCGCCGACCTGGCCCGGCTCGGCGAGACGCTCACGGACGTCGGCGAGCTCGTCTGGCGCTGGCGCAACGACCACCTCGTCGCCACCCGCCGCGCCATGGGCTCCAAGACGGGCACGGGCGGCTCGGCGGGCGTGGCCTGGCTGGAGAAGCGCGCCACGAAGAACGTGTTCCCCGAGCTGTGGACTGCGAGGAGCCATGTCTGA
- a CDS encoding DUF3151 domain-containing protein — MAIHKDLLGGPPPTHLPDDPEPRELLANGAAPADVAAKYPTSSLAWAQLADEAYERGSVVESYAYARTGYHRGLDSLRRSGWKGHGPVPWEHEPNRGFLRALHALARAAQAIGEREEYERCAGFLRDSSETASKTLG, encoded by the coding sequence ATGGCCATTCACAAGGATCTGCTCGGGGGACCGCCCCCGACCCACCTGCCCGACGACCCGGAGCCGCGTGAGCTGCTCGCGAACGGCGCGGCGCCCGCCGATGTCGCCGCGAAGTACCCGACGTCCTCGCTCGCCTGGGCCCAGCTCGCCGACGAGGCGTACGAGCGGGGCAGCGTCGTCGAGTCGTACGCGTACGCCCGCACGGGCTACCACCGTGGTCTGGACTCCCTGCGCCGCAGCGGCTGGAAGGGCCACGGCCCGGTGCCGTGGGAGCACGAGCCCAACCGCGGCTTCCTGCGCGCGCTGCACGCGTTGGCGCGGGCCGCGCAGGCGATCGGGGAGCGGGAGGAGTACGAGCGCTGCGCGGGCTTCCTCCGCGACTCCTCGGAGACGGCGTCGAAGACGCTCGGCTGA
- the kynU gene encoding kynureninase: MSDLRAEAEALDGKDELAAKREEFVLDETVYLDGNSLGALPANVPGRLAEVMTHEWGELRIRSWSESGWWTAPERIGDRIAPLVGAAPGQIVVGDSTSVNVFKALVAAVRIARDPGNPSGGRDEIVVDATTFPTDGYIAESAARLTGCRLIPVAPGDVPGVLGDRTAAVLLNHADYRTGRLHDLPGLTAAVHAAGAPVVWDLCHTAGALPVGLDEHGVDLAVGCTYKYLNGGPGSPAYLYVREALQPRFDSPLPGWNSHAEPFGMRAEFEAADGALRGRVGTPDILSMLALEASLDAWDGVSIDAVRAKSLALTDFFLRCVGAYVPTGRVESLTPAAHAERGSQVALRCEGAGDVMRRLIEQGVVGDFRAPDVLRFGFTPLYVSFGDAERAARILARTLA, from the coding sequence ATGTCTGACCTGCGGGCCGAGGCGGAAGCGCTGGACGGCAAGGACGAACTCGCCGCCAAGCGCGAGGAGTTCGTCCTCGACGAGACGGTGTACCTGGACGGCAACTCGCTGGGCGCCCTGCCGGCGAACGTGCCGGGCCGCCTCGCCGAGGTGATGACCCACGAGTGGGGCGAGCTCCGCATCCGCTCCTGGAGCGAGAGCGGCTGGTGGACCGCCCCGGAACGCATCGGCGACCGCATAGCCCCGCTCGTCGGCGCCGCCCCGGGCCAGATCGTCGTCGGCGACTCCACCAGCGTCAACGTGTTCAAGGCGCTGGTGGCCGCGGTCCGCATCGCAAGGGACCCCGGCAACCCCTCCGGGGGGCGCGACGAGATCGTCGTTGACGCCACGACGTTCCCCACGGACGGGTACATCGCGGAGTCGGCGGCCCGCCTCACCGGATGCCGTCTGATCCCGGTCGCCCCCGGCGACGTCCCCGGCGTCCTCGGCGACCGCACCGCCGCCGTCCTGCTCAACCACGCCGACTACCGCACCGGCCGCCTGCACGACCTGCCGGGCCTCACGGCGGCGGTCCACGCGGCGGGCGCCCCCGTCGTCTGGGACCTGTGCCACACGGCGGGCGCCCTCCCCGTCGGCCTGGACGAACACGGCGTGGACCTCGCGGTGGGCTGCACCTACAAGTACCTGAACGGCGGCCCGGGTTCGCCCGCGTACCTCTACGTACGCGAAGCCCTCCAGCCCCGCTTCGACTCCCCGCTGCCCGGCTGGAACTCGCACGCCGAACCCTTCGGCATGCGGGCCGAGTTCGAGGCCGCGGACGGCGCGCTGCGCGGCCGCGTCGGCACGCCGGACATCCTGTCGATGCTCGCCCTTGAGGCGTCCCTCGACGCCTGGGACGGCGTCTCCATCGACGCGGTCCGCGCCAAGTCCCTCGCGCTGACGGACTTCTTCCTGCGGTGCGTCGGGGCGTACGTGCCGACGGGCCGCGTCGAGTCCCTCACCCCGGCCGCGCACGCCGAGCGCGGCAGCCAGGTCGCACTGCGCTGCGAGGGCGCCGGTGACGTCATGAGGCGGCTCATCGAGCAGGGCGTGGTCGGGGACTTCCGTGCGCCGGACGTGCTGCGGTTCGGATTCACGCCGCTGTACGTCTCGTTCGGCGATGCCGAGCGGGCGGCGCGTATCCTCGCGCGCACGCTGGCCTGA
- a CDS encoding aldose 1-epimerase, translating to MSTEDVTLTAGDAEVTVQPGNGCRIGSLRVGGVELLRQGKKYGCFPMVPWCGRIADGRFRDGAAVHQMPLNSPPHAIHGFARDAEWRTARTSETEAVFTYDLTDPWPYPGRVTQIVELTEDGLTLRMGVETYGDSFPAQAGWHPWFNRVLEDGGEPVRIDFDAAWQEERGDDHLPTGRRVDVRPGPWDDCFGMPDGVDVTLTWPGRFEVNVKSREPWVVVYDEQDAAVCVEPQTGPPNGLNTDPRLVTPIEPLETATTWTWRRL from the coding sequence GTGAGTACCGAAGACGTGACCCTCACCGCGGGCGACGCGGAAGTGACGGTGCAGCCGGGCAACGGCTGCCGCATCGGAAGTCTGCGCGTCGGCGGCGTCGAGCTGCTGCGCCAGGGGAAGAAGTACGGCTGCTTCCCGATGGTGCCCTGGTGCGGCCGGATCGCGGACGGACGGTTCCGCGACGGCGCCGCCGTCCACCAGATGCCGCTGAACTCCCCGCCCCACGCCATCCACGGCTTCGCGCGCGACGCCGAGTGGCGCACCGCCCGTACGTCGGAGACCGAGGCGGTCTTCACGTACGACCTGACCGACCCCTGGCCCTACCCGGGCCGCGTCACCCAGATCGTGGAGCTCACCGAGGACGGCCTGACGCTGCGCATGGGCGTCGAGACGTACGGCGACTCGTTCCCCGCGCAGGCCGGCTGGCACCCCTGGTTCAACCGGGTCCTGGAGGACGGCGGCGAGCCCGTCCGCATCGACTTCGACGCGGCCTGGCAGGAGGAGCGCGGCGACGACCATCTGCCCACGGGCCGCCGCGTCGACGTGCGGCCCGGCCCCTGGGACGACTGCTTCGGCATGCCCGACGGCGTCGACGTGACCCTGACCTGGCCCGGCCGGTTCGAAGTGAACGTCAAGAGCCGCGAGCCGTGGGTCGTCGTCTACGACGAGCAGGACGCCGCGGTCTGCGTGGAACCGCAGACGGGCCCGCCCAACGGCCTCAACACCGACCCGCGCCTGGTCACCCCCATCGAGCCGCTGGAGACGGCGACGACGTGGACGTGGCGACGCCTTTAA
- a CDS encoding CGNR zinc finger domain-containing protein, translating into MNWPATERFSLTPAPGGLALVQDLLNTAPADRPDSADLLADGALDRAQEWADPAVRGWAEATGRGDVRLTLSAEDLPALRCLRDQVRRALAAGDCGGEAVRFTSAPLVVGLAGDGTLTLEPEGAGARWLASAVLAEGLLAQASGTWRRLKICRNTACSAAFYDRSRNNSGVWHSVRGCGNAAHLRACRERRRGHAGAGEGVEERGVTV; encoded by the coding sequence ATGAACTGGCCCGCGACCGAGCGCTTCAGTCTGACCCCCGCGCCCGGCGGCCTCGCCCTTGTCCAGGACCTCCTGAACACCGCGCCCGCCGACCGCCCCGACTCCGCCGACCTGCTCGCCGACGGAGCGCTCGACCGCGCCCAGGAGTGGGCCGACCCGGCCGTGCGCGGCTGGGCGGAGGCGACGGGCCGCGGTGATGTACGGCTGACCCTGTCGGCGGAGGACCTGCCCGCGCTGCGCTGCCTGCGCGACCAGGTGCGGCGCGCCCTCGCCGCGGGCGACTGCGGCGGAGAGGCCGTGCGGTTCACCTCCGCGCCGCTCGTCGTCGGGCTCGCGGGCGACGGCACCCTCACCCTGGAACCGGAGGGCGCGGGCGCGCGCTGGCTGGCGTCCGCGGTGCTCGCCGAGGGGCTCCTCGCCCAGGCGTCGGGCACCTGGCGCCGGCTGAAGATCTGCCGCAACACGGCCTGCTCCGCCGCGTTCTACGACCGCTCGCGCAACAACAGCGGCGTCTGGCACTCGGTCCGCGGCTGCGGGAACGCCGCCCATCTGCGGGCCTGCCGGGAGCGCCGCCGCGGGCACGCGGGTGCGGGGGAAGGCGTCGAGGAAAGAGGCGTGACCGTTTAG